One window of Dehalobacterium formicoaceticum genomic DNA carries:
- the rpsJ gene encoding 30S ribosomal protein S10, with protein sequence MPKQKIRIRLKAFDHKILDQSSEKIVETAKRTGAQVSGPIPLPTEKNIYTILRSPHVNKDSREQFEMRTHKRLIDILEPTPKTVDSLMRLDLPAGVDIEIKL encoded by the coding sequence ATGCCTAAACAAAAAATCCGGATCAGATTAAAAGCATTTGATCATAAAATTCTGGACCAGTCTTCTGAAAAAATCGTGGAAACCGCCAAAAGGACAGGGGCACAGGTTTCCGGTCCCATTCCCCTGCCGACTGAAAAAAATATTTATACCATCTTACGTTCCCCACATGTCAACAAAGATTCGCGGGAACAGTTTGAGATGAGAACCCATAAACGGTTAATTGATATTTTAGAACCTACCCCCAAAACGGTTGATTCTCTGATGAGATTAGATTTGCCGGCAGGGGTCGATATCGAAATAAAATTATAA
- a CDS encoding ribosomal L7Ae/L30e/S12e/Gadd45 family protein yields the protein MDIDLLKNCKKSIGTKQTLKAIQKGSAIEVLIAKDAESHVVAPLYDLCAENRVAVKEVESMAALGKACGIDVGTASVAILK from the coding sequence ATGGACATTGACCTCTTGAAAAATTGCAAAAAAAGTATTGGGACAAAACAAACGCTAAAAGCGATTCAAAAAGGTTCAGCCATTGAGGTTCTGATTGCAAAGGATGCTGAGTCGCATGTCGTAGCACCCTTGTATGATTTATGTGCAGAAAATAGAGTAGCAGTTAAAGAAGTAGAGTCTATGGCAGCACTGGGAAAAGCATGTGGTATTGATGTGGGAACAGCTTCTGTCGCCATATTAAAATAA
- the rpsG gene encoding 30S ribosomal protein S7 yields MPRRGNIRKIEILPDPVYHSKVVTKFINQLMLDGKKSTAEKVVYNAFDMIQSKTGKDPLEVFDAAMKNVMPVLEVKARRVGGANYQVPIEVRPERRQTLGIRWMVSYARKRGGKSMEEKVAGELMDAANNTGASVKKREDTHKMAEANKAFAHYRW; encoded by the coding sequence ATGCCAAGAAGAGGTAATATTCGCAAAATCGAAATTTTGCCTGATCCGGTTTATCATAGCAAGGTGGTTACCAAGTTTATCAATCAATTGATGCTTGATGGCAAGAAAAGCACTGCGGAAAAAGTTGTTTACAATGCCTTTGATATGATTCAAAGCAAAACGGGGAAGGATCCATTAGAGGTTTTTGATGCGGCTATGAAAAACGTGATGCCGGTACTGGAAGTTAAGGCGCGTCGAGTCGGAGGTGCCAACTATCAAGTGCCTATCGAAGTCAGACCGGAACGGAGACAGACATTGGGCATCAGGTGGATGGTTAGCTATGCACGTAAACGTGGCGGTAAGAGTATGGAAGAGAAGGTAGCCGGAGAATTAATGGATGCCGCAAATAATACCGGTGCTTCAGTTAAAAAACGCGAGGATACACATAAAATGGCTGAAGCCAACAAGGCTTTTGCTCATTATCGTTGGTAA
- the fusA gene encoding elongation factor G: MAKQFSLENIRNIGIMAHIDAGKTTTTERILFYTGRVHRIGETHDGAATMDWMVQEQERGITITSAATTCHWKDHRINIIDTPGHVDFTVEVERSLRVLDGAVAVFCSVGGVEPQSETVWRQADRYGVPRIAYINKMDRIGADFFRGMDMIKERLGANPVAIQLPIGNEENFKGLVDLVTNKAHIYTDDLGTTHDETDIPEDMAELVAEYREKLIEAVAESDETLLEKYLEGETISEAELKTALRKATISVQLIPVLCGSSFKNKGVQPLLDAVVEYLPSPVDVPAIKGFDPNTEAEVERHASETEPFSALAFKIMSDPYVGKLTFFRVYSGIIKSGSYVYNSTKGKRERVGRLLQMHANHREEIQEAHAGEILAVVGFKDTTTGDTLCDESNLVLLESMDFPEPVIDVAIEPKTTADQEKMSLALQKLSEEDPTFRVKGDPETGQTIISGMGELHLEIIVDRLLREFRVDANVGKPQVAYRETIRSTVKAVGKFVRQSGGHGQYGHCVVEFSPLEPGSVFQFENKIVGGVIPKEYIPAVESGIREAMDNGILAGYPVVDIKATLIDGSYHEVDSSEMAFKIAGSMAFKEGTKKASPVILEPVFKIEVTVPDEYMGEVIGDLNSRRGRIEGMEPRNGVQIIRGFVPLSEMFGYATVLRSKTQGRGVYVMQFAQYEEVPRNISESIVVKRQG; the protein is encoded by the coding sequence ATGGCCAAGCAATTCTCACTGGAGAATATAAGAAATATCGGAATTATGGCACACATCGATGCGGGAAAAACGACAACCACCGAGCGGATCTTGTTTTATACCGGTCGGGTACATCGTATTGGTGAAACCCACGATGGTGCTGCCACGATGGATTGGATGGTGCAGGAACAGGAACGAGGTATTACCATCACCTCTGCTGCTACTACTTGTCACTGGAAAGATCATCGCATTAACATTATTGATACGCCAGGCCACGTGGACTTTACTGTGGAAGTAGAAAGGTCCCTTCGGGTATTGGATGGTGCAGTAGCAGTCTTCTGTTCCGTAGGTGGGGTTGAACCTCAATCGGAAACGGTATGGAGACAGGCAGACCGATATGGTGTACCAAGAATAGCTTATATTAATAAAATGGACCGGATTGGTGCTGACTTTTTCCGTGGTATGGATATGATCAAGGAAAGATTAGGTGCGAACCCGGTAGCAATTCAATTGCCGATTGGCAATGAAGAAAATTTTAAGGGGCTTGTTGATTTAGTTACCAACAAAGCCCATATCTACACAGATGATTTAGGCACAACTCATGATGAAACCGACATCCCGGAAGATATGGCAGAATTGGTAGCTGAATACCGTGAAAAATTGATTGAAGCTGTCGCTGAATCGGATGAGACTCTTCTTGAAAAGTATCTCGAAGGAGAAACAATTTCAGAAGCTGAACTGAAGACTGCACTGCGTAAGGCAACGATTTCAGTGCAATTGATTCCTGTTCTTTGCGGCTCATCCTTTAAAAATAAAGGAGTACAGCCGCTGTTAGATGCAGTGGTAGAATACCTCCCGTCTCCTGTGGATGTGCCTGCGATTAAAGGATTTGATCCTAATACGGAAGCTGAAGTGGAGAGGCATGCCAGTGAAACAGAACCATTTTCTGCCTTGGCTTTCAAGATCATGTCGGATCCTTATGTGGGGAAATTAACCTTTTTCCGTGTCTATTCAGGGATTATCAAGAGTGGATCCTATGTATATAACTCTACGAAAGGCAAAAGAGAACGTGTCGGGCGGCTTTTGCAGATGCATGCCAATCATAGAGAAGAGATTCAGGAAGCCCACGCCGGAGAAATTTTAGCAGTTGTAGGATTTAAGGATACCACTACAGGGGATACCCTTTGTGATGAATCAAATCTGGTATTGCTGGAATCCATGGACTTTCCGGAACCGGTCATTGATGTGGCCATTGAGCCAAAAACAACAGCAGACCAGGAAAAAATGAGTTTGGCTCTGCAAAAACTTTCTGAGGAAGATCCCACTTTCCGCGTGAAAGGTGATCCGGAAACCGGACAGACAATTATTTCCGGCATGGGAGAACTACATCTGGAAATTATTGTGGATCGCTTGTTAAGAGAATTCCGGGTAGATGCGAATGTCGGTAAGCCTCAGGTAGCTTATCGGGAAACCATCCGTTCCACTGTGAAGGCCGTAGGTAAATTTGTGCGTCAGTCCGGCGGTCATGGCCAATATGGTCATTGTGTGGTTGAGTTTTCTCCTTTGGAACCGGGCTCTGTATTCCAATTTGAGAATAAGATCGTGGGCGGCGTGATCCCCAAGGAATACATTCCTGCTGTTGAATCAGGGATTCGGGAAGCCATGGATAATGGGATTCTTGCCGGGTATCCGGTAGTAGACATCAAAGCTACGCTGATCGATGGATCCTATCATGAAGTAGACTCTTCAGAAATGGCATTTAAGATTGCCGGATCCATGGCCTTTAAGGAAGGGACGAAAAAAGCTTCACCGGTGATTTTGGAACCTGTTTTCAAAATCGAAGTTACAGTTCCTGACGAATATATGGGTGAAGTGATTGGTGATTTGAATTCCCGTCGCGGGCGGATCGAGGGAATGGAACCAAGAAATGGTGTACAGATTATCCGCGGTTTTGTTCCTTTGTCAGAAATGTTTGGCTACGCCACAGTTTTGAGATCTAAGACCCAAGGACGAGGCGTTTATGTAATGCAATTTGCTCAATATGAAGAAGTGCCCAGAAATATTTCTGAGAGCATTGTGGTGAAACGTCAGGGATAA
- the rplW gene encoding 50S ribosomal protein L23, whose product MRNPHDVLIKPIVSEKSMGLMEENKYTFIVDKNANKLEVKHAVQEVFKVTVLNVTTMVVKGKMKRMGRFEGKRPDRKKAIVTLKAGDKIEVFEGL is encoded by the coding sequence ATGCGTAATCCTCATGATGTCCTCATCAAGCCTATAGTTTCTGAAAAATCCATGGGATTGATGGAAGAAAATAAATATACCTTTATTGTTGATAAGAATGCGAATAAACTGGAAGTAAAACATGCGGTACAGGAAGTATTTAAAGTGACCGTATTGAATGTAACTACAATGGTAGTCAAAGGTAAAATGAAAAGAATGGGCAGGTTTGAAGGGAAGAGACCTGACCGGAAGAAAGCAATAGTAACCTTAAAAGCCGGCGATAAAATTGAGGTATTTGAGGGTCTATAA
- the rpoC gene encoding DNA-directed RNA polymerase subunit beta' — protein MLDVSNFDRMRIGLASPEQIRQWSYGEVKKPETINYRTLKPERDGLFCEKIFGPTRDWECHCGKYKRVRYKGIVCDRCGVEVTRSKVRRERMGSIELAAPVSHIWYFKGIPSRMGLLLDMSPRSLEKVLYFVSYIVLEPGDTPLMKKQLLTETEYREYRDKYGQRFQAGMGAEAIKSMLMDMDLEKLAQELRTEFKEVSGQRKIRAIRRLEVVEALLSSNNRPEWMIMDVVPVIPPELRPMVQLDGGRFATSDLNDLYRRVINRNNRLKRLLDLGAPDIIVRNEKRMLQEAVDALIDNGRRGRPVTGPGNRPLKSLSDMLKGKQGRFRQNLLGKRVDYSGRSVIVVGPELKFHQCGLPKEMAIELFKPFVMKRLVNDGHAHNIKSAKRMVERVKPEVWDVLEEVIKEHPVLLNRAPTLHRLGIQAFEPVLVEGRALQIHPLVCTAYNADFDGDQMAVHVPLSAEAQSEARLLMLSAYNILNPKDGHPVAVPTQDMVLGSYYLTAFRDGAKGEGKAFIGYNDAYLAFINGEVDLHAKIMVRKPEEWDFRIENKQEVAFEKDQHGRYQRFETTVGRLIFNYEIPVARELGYYNSEVDKKTLGKIVDRCYRKMGVSAAADLIDGIKKLGFTYSTKAGITIGISDIQVPETKKDILKEAESSVDMVEEQYRRGLITEDERYQKVIGIWTKATDDITRELMAHLDKFNPIFMMANSGARGNVQQIRQLAGARGLMADPSGRIIDLPIKANFREGLTVLEFFISTHGARKGLADTALRTADSGYLTRRLVDVAQDVIVREDDCGDVQGIWIDEIKDIESLAERLEGRIANIDVVDERTGEILAQAGEEINEDQAGKIEQYVMTLPADKRRINIRSVLTCRTKHGVCRKCYGRNLATGDPVDIGEAVGIIAAQSIGEPGTQLTMRTFHTGGVAGDDITQGLPRVEELFEARKPKGQGIIAETDGEVKVVENKGKREIKILRDGEEKDSYSVPYGSRLKVSDGFYVEAGDELTDGSVNPHDLLKVKGIRGVQMYLLREVQRVYRLQGVDINDKHIEVMIRQMLKKSKIEEPGDTGLLPGALVDNFEFEEKNREALEQGLEPATSKPVLLGITKASLATDSFLSAASFQETTRVLTDAAIKGKVDPLLGLKENVIIGKLIPAGTGMSRYRNIKVTSQDPEELEVEES, from the coding sequence TTGTTAGATGTTAGTAACTTTGATCGGATGCGTATTGGTCTGGCATCACCTGAACAAATTCGGCAATGGTCCTACGGTGAAGTAAAAAAACCAGAAACAATCAATTACCGGACATTGAAACCTGAACGTGACGGTTTATTCTGTGAAAAAATATTTGGGCCCACCCGGGACTGGGAATGTCATTGCGGAAAATATAAACGGGTCCGATATAAAGGGATTGTCTGTGATCGTTGCGGCGTGGAAGTAACTCGCTCTAAGGTGCGTCGTGAAAGAATGGGCAGCATTGAACTGGCAGCACCGGTATCTCATATCTGGTATTTCAAAGGGATCCCTAGCAGAATGGGCTTGTTGTTGGATATGTCACCCCGTTCCCTGGAAAAGGTGTTATATTTCGTTTCCTATATTGTGCTGGAGCCTGGAGATACTCCTTTAATGAAAAAACAGTTGCTTACAGAGACTGAATATCGGGAATATCGAGATAAGTACGGACAACGTTTCCAGGCCGGAATGGGTGCGGAAGCAATTAAGAGTATGCTGATGGATATGGATTTAGAAAAACTGGCTCAGGAATTACGGACAGAATTTAAAGAAGTAAGCGGGCAAAGAAAAATCAGAGCAATTCGCCGCTTGGAAGTTGTCGAAGCGCTGCTTTCGTCTAATAATCGGCCGGAATGGATGATCATGGATGTGGTTCCGGTTATTCCACCGGAGCTAAGGCCTATGGTGCAATTGGATGGCGGCCGCTTTGCCACCTCAGATTTGAATGATTTGTATCGCAGAGTGATTAATCGTAACAATCGATTGAAAAGACTGCTGGATTTAGGAGCTCCGGATATTATTGTACGGAATGAAAAACGGATGCTCCAGGAAGCCGTAGATGCTTTAATTGATAATGGCCGCCGTGGGAGGCCCGTTACCGGTCCCGGCAATCGACCCTTAAAATCCTTAAGTGATATGCTGAAGGGTAAGCAAGGTCGCTTCCGACAAAACCTGTTAGGAAAGCGGGTTGATTATTCCGGGCGATCCGTGATTGTTGTTGGCCCGGAACTGAAATTTCATCAGTGCGGTTTGCCTAAGGAAATGGCCATTGAACTGTTTAAACCCTTTGTGATGAAAAGATTGGTCAATGACGGGCATGCCCATAATATCAAAAGTGCCAAGAGAATGGTGGAAAGAGTAAAACCGGAGGTTTGGGATGTCCTGGAGGAAGTTATTAAAGAGCATCCTGTCTTACTAAACCGGGCACCAACCCTGCATCGTCTGGGGATTCAAGCTTTCGAACCGGTATTGGTGGAAGGGCGGGCGCTGCAGATTCATCCCTTGGTGTGTACGGCGTATAATGCGGACTTTGACGGCGACCAGATGGCAGTCCATGTGCCATTGTCGGCTGAAGCCCAGTCAGAAGCTCGTTTGCTGATGTTATCGGCTTACAATATTTTAAATCCCAAGGATGGGCATCCGGTAGCGGTACCTACTCAGGACATGGTTCTTGGTTCCTATTATTTAACTGCTTTCCGGGACGGTGCCAAAGGGGAAGGCAAAGCTTTTATCGGTTACAATGATGCCTACTTAGCTTTTATCAATGGCGAGGTGGATCTCCATGCTAAGATCATGGTCAGAAAGCCGGAAGAATGGGATTTTCGTATCGAGAATAAACAGGAAGTAGCTTTTGAGAAGGATCAGCATGGTCGTTATCAGAGATTTGAAACCACGGTCGGAAGACTCATCTTCAACTATGAAATACCCGTCGCTCGGGAATTAGGTTACTATAACAGCGAAGTTGATAAAAAGACTTTGGGCAAAATTGTGGATCGTTGCTATCGTAAGATGGGCGTCTCAGCTGCAGCAGATTTAATTGATGGAATTAAAAAATTAGGTTTTACTTATTCCACGAAGGCGGGGATCACCATTGGGATTAGTGACATCCAGGTACCGGAAACGAAGAAAGATATATTAAAAGAAGCAGAATCATCTGTTGATATGGTGGAAGAGCAGTACCGGCGGGGTCTGATTACAGAGGATGAAAGATATCAAAAGGTGATCGGAATTTGGACAAAAGCGACGGATGACATCACCAGGGAATTAATGGCGCATCTTGATAAATTTAATCCTATTTTTATGATGGCCAATTCCGGTGCTCGAGGTAATGTGCAGCAAATTCGTCAGCTGGCAGGTGCCAGGGGCTTGATGGCGGATCCTTCCGGACGAATTATTGACTTGCCCATTAAAGCCAATTTCCGTGAAGGTTTGACCGTACTGGAATTCTTTATTTCTACCCACGGTGCTCGGAAAGGCTTGGCCGATACCGCCCTTAGAACGGCAGACTCCGGATATTTAACCCGGCGGCTTGTAGACGTAGCCCAGGATGTGATTGTGCGGGAAGATGATTGCGGAGATGTTCAGGGAATCTGGATTGATGAAATCAAGGATATCGAATCATTGGCAGAACGATTAGAAGGCAGAATCGCCAATATTGATGTAGTAGATGAAAGAACAGGGGAAATCCTGGCTCAAGCCGGGGAAGAAATTAATGAGGATCAAGCAGGTAAAATTGAGCAATATGTAATGACTTTGCCGGCAGATAAACGCCGCATCAATATTCGCTCCGTTTTGACTTGCAGAACGAAGCATGGGGTTTGCCGCAAGTGCTATGGCCGTAACTTAGCCACCGGCGATCCGGTAGATATTGGTGAAGCAGTTGGTATCATTGCTGCCCAATCCATCGGGGAACCCGGAACCCAGCTGACGATGAGAACCTTCCACACCGGCGGGGTTGCAGGAGATGATATTACCCAAGGTCTACCCAGGGTCGAGGAATTATTTGAAGCCCGGAAACCCAAAGGGCAGGGGATTATTGCTGAGACAGATGGTGAAGTTAAGGTTGTTGAAAACAAAGGAAAAAGAGAAATCAAAATTCTGCGGGACGGTGAAGAAAAGGATAGTTATTCCGTACCATACGGATCAAGATTGAAAGTTTCCGATGGATTCTATGTTGAAGCAGGTGATGAGCTGACAGACGGTTCCGTGAACCCCCATGATTTATTGAAGGTTAAAGGGATCAGGGGTGTTCAGATGTATCTCTTAAGAGAAGTGCAAAGGGTTTATCGTCTTCAGGGTGTTGATATTAACGACAAGCATATCGAAGTCATGATTCGCCAAATGCTGAAAAAATCAAAGATTGAGGAACCGGGGGATACGGGTCTTCTGCCCGGTGCTCTGGTTGATAATTTTGAGTTTGAGGAGAAAAACCGGGAAGCTCTGGAGCAAGGTTTAGAACCTGCAACTTCTAAGCCCGTATTGCTGGGTATTACTAAAGCTTCATTGGCCACTGATTCTTTCCTTTCGGCAGCTTCCTTCCAGGAAACAACCAGGGTGTTAACTGATGCTGCGATTAAGGGCAAAGTTGATCCTCTCTTAGGGTTGAAGGAAAATGTCATCATCGGTAAACTAATTCCGGCAGGAACAGGCATGTCCAGATATCGGAATATTAAGGTTACTTCCCAAGACCCTGAGGAACTGGAAGTTGAAGAATCTTAA
- the tuf gene encoding elongation factor Tu codes for MAKQKFERNKPHINVGTIGHVDHGKTTLTAAITSCLSHVGGAVATAYDQIDNAPEEKARGITINTSHVEYQTEKRHYAHVDCPGHADYVKNMITGAAQMDGAILVVSAADGPMPQTREHILLARQVGVPYIVVFMNKADQVDDPELMELVEMEIRELLSEYEFPGDDIPIIAGSALKALECGCGDRECADCGPIWKLMDAVDAYIPTPERDKDKPFLMPIEDVFTITGRGTVVTGRVERGAVKVGDTVQIVGLMDEKKQTVVTGVEMFRKLLDYAEAGDNVGCLLRGIERKDVERGQVLAKPNSINPHTKFEGEVYVLSKEEGGRHTPFFNGYRPQFYFRTTDVTGVANLPEGVEMVMPGDNIKMSIELITPIAIEEGLRFAIREGGRTVGAGVVSGIIAD; via the coding sequence ATGGCAAAACAAAAATTTGAAAGAAATAAACCCCATATTAACGTGGGAACCATTGGTCACGTAGACCACGGCAAAACCACTTTAACGGCAGCTATTACCTCTTGCTTGTCCCATGTGGGCGGCGCAGTAGCCACTGCCTATGATCAGATTGACAATGCACCGGAAGAAAAAGCCCGTGGGATCACGATTAATACTTCCCACGTGGAATATCAAACGGAAAAAAGACACTATGCCCACGTAGACTGCCCGGGTCACGCCGACTATGTCAAAAACATGATTACAGGCGCAGCCCAGATGGACGGGGCAATTTTGGTGGTATCGGCAGCAGACGGTCCTATGCCTCAAACCCGGGAACACATTTTGTTAGCCCGTCAGGTTGGTGTTCCTTATATTGTGGTCTTTATGAATAAAGCAGATCAGGTGGATGATCCGGAATTAATGGAATTGGTAGAAATGGAGATCCGGGAACTTCTTTCTGAATATGAATTTCCCGGTGATGATATTCCCATTATTGCAGGATCGGCTTTAAAAGCTTTGGAATGCGGCTGCGGAGACAGAGAATGTGCTGACTGCGGACCGATCTGGAAACTGATGGATGCAGTAGATGCATATATTCCGACACCTGAAAGAGATAAGGACAAACCTTTCTTAATGCCGATTGAAGACGTATTTACGATCACCGGCCGTGGTACGGTGGTAACAGGCAGAGTGGAAAGAGGCGCGGTGAAAGTAGGAGACACGGTGCAAATCGTGGGCTTAATGGACGAAAAGAAACAGACGGTGGTAACGGGCGTAGAAATGTTCCGTAAGCTGCTGGATTATGCAGAAGCAGGAGACAATGTGGGCTGCCTTTTAAGAGGGATCGAAAGAAAAGACGTGGAACGGGGCCAGGTATTGGCAAAACCGAACAGCATCAATCCTCATACCAAATTTGAAGGGGAAGTATATGTCTTGTCCAAAGAAGAAGGAGGCAGACATACCCCGTTCTTTAATGGCTATCGGCCTCAGTTCTATTTCAGAACCACCGACGTAACGGGTGTAGCTAATCTTCCTGAAGGTGTGGAAATGGTAATGCCGGGGGATAACATCAAGATGAGTATTGAATTAATCACCCCCATTGCTATTGAAGAAGGATTGCGTTTCGCCATTCGAGAAGGCGGACGGACGGTAGGAGCAGGTGTTGTTTCCGGTATCATCGCCGACTAA
- the rplB gene encoding 50S ribosomal protein L2 — MGIKSYRPTSAGRRGMTVSTFEEISKNEPEKSLTEPLKRTGGRNNQGRITTRHHGGGHKKLYRMIDFKRDKDNVPARVAAIEYDPNRTANIALLNYADGEKRYILAPQGLKLGDTVISGPESDIQIGNALPLMNIPVGSIVHNIELRPAAGAKIVRSAGASAQLMAKEGKYATLRMPSGEMRMVLINCKATIGQVGNSDQENITLGKAGRSRWLGIRPSVRGVVMNPVDHPHGGGEGRSPVGRNPVTPWGKPALGAKTRKKNKASERLIVKHRNKK, encoded by the coding sequence ATGGGAATTAAAAGCTATCGACCCACCTCGGCCGGTCGACGGGGGATGACCGTTTCTACTTTTGAGGAAATTAGCAAAAATGAACCGGAAAAATCTCTGACAGAACCTTTAAAACGGACAGGTGGAAGAAATAATCAAGGCCGTATTACCACCCGACATCATGGTGGTGGCCATAAAAAACTTTATCGTATGATTGACTTTAAACGGGATAAGGATAACGTTCCGGCCAGAGTTGCCGCGATTGAATATGATCCGAACAGAACAGCCAATATTGCGTTATTAAATTATGCAGACGGAGAAAAAAGATATATATTAGCACCTCAAGGACTAAAATTAGGGGATACGGTTATTTCCGGTCCTGAATCTGATATTCAAATCGGAAATGCTTTACCATTAATGAATATTCCTGTAGGTTCCATCGTTCATAATATTGAACTTCGACCTGCCGCAGGGGCAAAAATTGTCAGATCTGCCGGGGCTTCTGCTCAATTAATGGCGAAGGAAGGCAAATATGCAACTTTAAGAATGCCTTCCGGTGAAATGAGAATGGTGTTGATCAATTGTAAAGCAACCATTGGTCAAGTAGGAAATTCAGATCAGGAAAACATCACCCTTGGGAAAGCCGGCAGATCCAGATGGTTGGGCATCCGACCTTCAGTACGTGGTGTGGTTATGAATCCTGTTGACCATCCTCATGGTGGTGGGGAAGGCCGTTCACCTGTGGGTCGTAATCCGGTTACTCCTTGGGGCAAGCCGGCTTTAGGTGCCAAAACCCGCAAGAAGAATAAAGCCTCAGAAAGATTGATCGTGAAGCATCGTAATAAAAAGTAA
- the rplD gene encoding 50S ribosomal protein L4 translates to MPKVAVYNMQGSQIGELELNDEIFGVQINTHLLHQAVVSNQASLRRGTHATKTRAMVSGGGKKPWRQKGTGRARVGSSRNPVWTKGGVAFGPHPRSYGFKMPRKVRRLALKSALTDKANNGNLIVLDELVMSEPKTKAMAQVLSALDAPNALVVIGSVDENVVKSVRNIDGATPVEAAGINVYNILNHKKLVMTKDAVAKVEEVLGNA, encoded by the coding sequence ATGCCTAAGGTAGCAGTTTATAATATGCAGGGCAGCCAGATTGGCGAGCTGGAGCTGAATGATGAGATCTTTGGAGTTCAAATCAATACACATTTATTGCATCAAGCGGTTGTGAGCAACCAGGCATCATTGAGACGGGGTACCCATGCCACCAAAACCCGGGCGATGGTCTCCGGCGGCGGTAAAAAACCTTGGAGACAAAAAGGAACAGGAAGAGCGAGGGTTGGTTCCAGCCGTAATCCTGTTTGGACAAAGGGGGGAGTTGCTTTTGGACCTCATCCCCGCAGTTATGGTTTCAAAATGCCCAGGAAAGTAAGGCGCCTGGCTTTAAAATCAGCCTTGACAGACAAGGCTAATAATGGAAACCTCATTGTGCTGGATGAACTGGTGATGTCGGAACCAAAAACAAAGGCAATGGCTCAGGTGTTGAGTGCGTTGGATGCGCCTAATGCCTTGGTGGTAATCGGTTCGGTGGATGAAAATGTGGTGAAGTCTGTGCGAAATATCGACGGAGCTACACCGGTGGAAGCAGCAGGCATTAATGTATACAACATCCTGAACCATAAAAAACTGGTCATGACAAAAGACGCAGTTGCAAAAGTTGAGGAGGTGCTGGGTAATGCGTAA
- the rplC gene encoding 50S ribosomal protein L3 encodes MAKMILGKKVGMTQVFSPEGKLIPVTAIEAGPCVIAQVKSEATDGYNAIQIGFGAVKNKNVTNAMKGHFAKADAAPVRFLREMRVDSPDTYQMGQNIDVSAFETGEKVDVVGISKGKGFAGTIKRWNFSRGPMAHGSKNHRRPASAGAKGPARTFKGKKSPGHMGGERVTIQNLEIIKVDLEKNLLLIKGAVPGPKKGLVMVKNAVKGV; translated from the coding sequence ATGGCAAAAATGATTCTCGGAAAAAAAGTTGGCATGACACAGGTGTTTAGTCCGGAGGGGAAACTTATTCCTGTAACTGCGATCGAAGCAGGTCCATGCGTCATCGCCCAAGTAAAATCAGAAGCCACAGATGGTTATAATGCCATTCAAATTGGTTTCGGCGCAGTCAAAAACAAAAATGTAACGAATGCTATGAAAGGGCATTTTGCCAAAGCAGATGCAGCACCGGTCCGATTTCTCAGAGAAATGAGAGTGGATAGTCCCGATACTTATCAGATGGGACAAAATATAGATGTCTCCGCTTTTGAAACAGGGGAAAAGGTTGATGTTGTGGGGATCTCCAAGGGCAAGGGTTTCGCAGGTACGATTAAACGATGGAATTTCTCCCGAGGTCCGATGGCTCACGGTTCCAAGAATCATCGCCGGCCGGCGTCTGCCGGAGCGAAGGGCCCGGCTCGAACCTTTAAAGGAAAGAAATCACCCGGACATATGGGCGGAGAAAGAGTTACGATTCAGAATCTGGAAATTATTAAAGTTGATTTGGAAAAGAATTTACTGTTGATTAAAGGTGCCGTTCCCGGTCCTAAAAAGGGATTGGTCATGGTGAAAAATGCAGTAAAAGGAGTTTAA
- the rpsL gene encoding 30S ribosomal protein S12, which translates to MPTISQLVRQGRETMEKKSNSPALKDCPQKRGVCTRVYTTTPKKPNSALRKIARVRLTNQIEVTAYIPGIGHNLQEHSVTLIRGGRVKDLPGVRYHIVRGALDTAGVNNRLQARSKYGTKRPKAKAKN; encoded by the coding sequence TTGCCAACTATCAGTCAGCTCGTAAGACAAGGCAGGGAAACCATGGAAAAGAAATCAAATTCCCCTGCACTAAAAGATTGCCCGCAGAAAAGGGGCGTATGTACCAGAGTATATACAACAACACCTAAAAAACCCAATTCTGCTCTGCGAAAAATTGCTCGTGTGCGCTTAACCAATCAAATTGAAGTAACAGCATATATTCCTGGCATAGGACACAATCTTCAGGAGCACTCTGTGACACTAATAAGAGGCGGCAGAGTAAAAGATTTACCTGGTGTTCGTTATCACATCGTTCGAGGTGCATTAGATACAGCCGGTGTTAATAACAGACTGCAGGCCAGATCTAAATATGGCACGAAGAGACCGAAAGCAAAAGCGAAGAACTAA